Part of the Fundulus heteroclitus isolate FHET01 chromosome 20, MU-UCD_Fhet_4.1, whole genome shotgun sequence genome, TCCCTGAAGGGATCCCCCCGGAGACTGTTTCCCTACACCTGGAGCGCAACTACATCAGGAACATCCCAGAGAGTGCCTTCAGCCACCTGGTCCACCTGCGGGACCTCTACCTGTCCCACAACCGCATCGACTCTCTCTCCTCCGGGGCTCTGCGGCATCTGGGATCCGACCTGCGCCTGCTGGACCTCTCACATAACCAGCTGAGGCAGGCCAGCAGGGAGGAATTTGGGTCCACTCGCGCCAAGATGCGGCTGTACCACAATCCCTGGCACTGTGACTGCACCCTACAGGAGCTGATGGAGACTCTGAACCTGGAGCCCGAGACGGTGAACGGGATCATCTGCGAGAGCTCTGTGCGGGGCGTGGGTGAGGGGAGCCGGTGGGAGGACCCGGGATCACCGGGCGAGCACGCGGGTCAGCCGCTGGTCAAACTGCTGGATTCCGGCGTGAACTTCTGCAGTCTG contains:
- the LOC105930886 gene encoding leucine-rich repeat-containing protein 3 codes for the protein MCTGLCEKRCAATSGGRGRGTGEGLDLCSWLCVLLLFSTLWGQATPQCPDRCHCAWDTATVLCSDAGLREVPEGIPPETVSLHLERNYIRNIPESAFSHLVHLRDLYLSHNRIDSLSSGALRHLGSDLRLLDLSHNQLRQASREEFGSTRAKMRLYHNPWHCDCTLQELMETLNLEPETVNGIICESSVRGVGEGSRWEDPGSPGEHAGQPLVKLLDSGVNFCSLQRKTTDVAMLVTMFVWFFMVIVYVVYYVRQNQAEARRHLEYLKSLPSPRKTPTETDTLSTGF